TCGCCGTGTAGCCGCCGTCGACCATGTAGATCCCGCCAGTGCAATAGGCGGCAGCATTGGAAGACAGGTAGACCGCAAGTCCAGCAAGATCTTCGGGCTGGCCGATTCGA
This is a stretch of genomic DNA from Gammaproteobacteria bacterium. It encodes these proteins:
- a CDS encoding SDR family oxidoreductase; translation: RIGQPEDLAGLAVYLSSNAAAYCTGGIYMVDGGYTAN